ATTTGCCTCCATGAGGCTTGATGAGCCTATTGAACCCAAGCCAGGTGGTCGCTCACGTGTGAATGCCTCTTAATAGCATGACTCCAATACCCTATAACAATTATGATTGCCCTGTCCCCTAATGTGTGCCTGACTCACAGCGTCAGGTGCAGGGCAGCTCAGCAGGGGCGCCTCCCGTGTCTCTTCCCCGAGTCGTCTCACTCACTGCAGTGTAATCACTGAAATGccacattccctccctccccccaagaGTAGCATAACCGTCCCATTAATTTTCACAAAAAGCATTAGCACTTTAACAGATTCTCATTCTCGCCAGGTTAAAAATACAAGTTGGCAatttaagtttttatttataaaaCTCTCAATTATTCTATACAAACTGACTAAAAATACCTTTGTACAGGCGACTCGCGGCGGCAGCACCGAGCCGCGGGACCGGCGGCCGACGCGTCCAGCGTCGACTTAACCTGCAAAAATAGACGGTCTGGCGAAGCCTTGTTGCACGTGATGCTCCCGGCCGCCGGCGTGCGGACAGTTTATACAGAAATTTAAAGTTCATACAATAATAAATATGCGGAAACGATTAAAAACAGCAATTTACATTCAAATACACAAACGCCGATACAGCTTTTCAGAGCGTCAGCGGCGGcggggcggcagcggcagcaccTGGCGGGGGAGGGGTGGCTCACCTGGGGCGGCGGGACGCGGGACACAAGCACGCGGGTCAACTAACTGATCGTGGCGGCGAGGAGAGCCCGGGGCGCCGCCTGTGTACAGCAGAGCCacatggggcggggcggggtgtggCCGGGAGCTGGAGTCTCCCCGCGTCGTGAGGCATTGACTAATCTTGTATCACAGATGAAGGTCTGAATATCAGATGATTAAAGTGAACGCGTGGTGACGGCCGGCGCGGCGGAGCCTCGGGCAGGACGCTGGGCAGTCTGGCTCCACGCTGCCCAACGCGTCATGGGATGCGCGCCGGCGTGCTGGCACAGAGGGTCCGCGGTGAGCTAGGGAGTGCACGGCTGTAAGGAGCTGCAGGGCTGGGCGGGGGCCGGGGCGGGGTTGGGGCAGCAGTATACTTGATATAGAACTCGAGGGAGAGTGAGGCGCCGGGCGTTGGCTGGCTGGCGCGGCGCGGCACACTCTGCGCCTCACTGCGCCCTCAGCTCTGGCGTGTCGCTCTAACTATTATTCTGTTATCATAGTGAGCAAAATAAAGTTATTAACATCTGAAGCACCGGCTTTCGGCTTTCCATCTACGTGCCATTCAACCAATGTACTCAATCTTACGTCGCCAGAAGGTGACATCAGCATTACGGTCAGGCAGCGAGCCACCAGCTGTTATCTCACCTACCGGACACAACCATGGAgtgactttctccttttcaggTCGTTGTTTAAGATCATGACAGGAGCTCTCCCTAGCCTGGGAGTGACGCAGTGTGACGACACGTCTCTGGCGTCACGCGCCTCGAGCTACCCTTCCTTTCCGCCCTGCCCTGGTTCATCCTGATCCTCTCAACAAGGCGAAATGGTGAACACTGAGAGCACCTTATTAAGAATCGGTGACACATGAAACACAAAGAGAGTTGGGCGAGTGTTTCGGTGGCGCCACACAGTCATCGCGCCCCTCGCAGCAGTGCGAGGGGGCGACGGGCAGCGGCTCGCACGAGGAAAGCAACACGAAGCACCATGACACTGGAGTGGAACACTGACTATACTGCTCCCACTCCAGCCCAGAACGGTTTGCGAAAACGTACGTAACTGAAGGCGTGAGGCAGGGATACATGGTTACAATTattccattatcatttttttgttattttttgtgatgCGGATAACAGTGGTGAGCCTCGAGCACGGTGCTGGGCGATGAACTGTTTATACACAGGGTCTTGGTATTTACACTGACTTGCTCTCTCTTTCACGCGCACCAAGATAAATTGTTTTGCAGGAAACAATAAAGCTCTGAGCTGAAGACTTGTGCGGGTGGCTGCCAGTGTCTTCCGCAGGGAAGTCTTCGAGGGGCGTCACCGTCGGGACGAGCACAGGAACAGAAGGCCACTAAGTTGTCTGTATGTTGCCGCAGCGACAACAAAAAAGTCGTATTTGAAGCACAAAGCGCGGTGATGAGTCATGGACTAGCGTTCACTGTAATAAAATACATCTTATGTACAGGTCAGGGAGCACACCTCAGGTCAACAACAACTATTCACAACTCTGTCTAGGGACGTGCCGGTCACCTACACCAGGGGTGAGGTCACGGACGCATGGGAGTCAAGGTGGGCGTGATGATTGTACTGTGCGCGGGGCTTGTGGTGCTTCTTGGGGCAGGGTGGCCGGGGCGGTCGGGCATGCAGGGACTGGTTGGCTGCATAGGTGCTCTCGTCAGTGCTACAGAAGGACCCGCCGCGACCCCACCTGCCCTCGCCAGCCGCCCGCAGTGCATCCGCCCAGTTGAGGTCCTGGGCGTGGGTGAGAGGATGGTCGGCTGAGCAGCAGGACTCTCCGGAGGAACAGTGGGATTCGTCCTCCGATTCGGCATCGCCGAGGGTTGAAGACTGAGGTGAAGTGCGACCGTTCAGCAGCGGCTGGGCATACCACTCCACGTCGCTGGTCTCCTCTGGGATGTTGTTGCCCATCGGACCGTCCTCCGAGCACCGCTCTGCCCGGTAGCGCATGTCCTCGCCCTCAGCGCTCCCGTGACCTCGCTGATTCATCATTCGCACCTCATAGTCTCCAATTCCTGACCCGGCAAGAGGTGATGGTGGGGCACGCAGGTTGGCTCTGGGGGGTCGGGGGCCTAGCAGGGGACTACCGTGAGACCTGTGGGAGCCCCCAGAGGAGGATCCTCCATAAGGCAGCTGCTGAAGCAGGAGCCTGGTTGAGGGTGAATGTCCACGGCTGCCGGTGGAGGCCAGGGTGTTGTCGCTGGACTGGTCGCCGCCCTGgactggtggcggcggtggaggagggaatTGAAGCACGGGGCCGGTCAGGGATCCTGGGAAAGGGACATTTTGTTATTAATGGAATGAATTACATAAGCACAATATTCTCTATCTGTTTAAAGGGAATACGATGCATTATCCAAGTCTTCACTGTTTGGCACCTCTCACCTTTCTCTGGCTGTGTGTTGAAGTTGTGTGAGCGAGTGCTACCCTGGCCACCGCTCTGTTCACTTGATGTTGTCTTCACACAAGAGTCCTCTGAGGGTGGCTTGGTGGGCAAGGACTGGCCAGGACTCACAGGGATGTTGGGCGGCAGTCGTGTGCCTCCTGGGCCCCGGAAGATGTCTCGGATGAGTGGCGTGGTGGCATAAGGCTCCGGGGACATACACCTgcagaaaagtaaaaagtatgATTAATCTGATGAGTGGGAGCAAAGCTACTAGAAGATTGACTCTTACAAGACATTTTTGAATTGCAtttaagagaaacaaaacattgTATGGACATGTTCTTGTCTCGTGGTTTAGAGCACGTTACTCACCTAGGATCAAGGTGAGTGCCAAAAGACACAAGCCTGAGGCCATCTGGATCCTCATACACGTCCTCTGGCTGTCGCCCCTCGTACCCACTTTTGCTGGAAGCTGGTCCAGTGGGGCGATGGTACAGCTGGGTGATGGGCATGCCGTGACTTCCCACATCCGTATACATGGTGCCTGttacgcccacacccacaccagtcTCTCCCCAGCACCCAGGATACTCAGACCACGGCCCACTGGTCTCGCCTCctgaaggaaaatgtaaaatgcATTATTTCATGCTGTACAGCTTGGGCTGGTATGGAACACCTTGGGTGACACCAATAGTGTTAGAACCCTTACCTTTGCTATAATACTGAGGACACTTGCTGCCTTGGCGGCGCTTGTAAATACAGAAGACAGTCGCTGCAAGGGCAGCGAAGAGCACGCCGGCAGCCACAGAGATGCCCACAATAAGGTAAGTGTTGTTGTCGAAGGGCGACGATTCCTTGACGTCTGTTGGGTTGGAGGAAACAGCGCCAGGAGGCAACGTAAGATTGAGGGGCGGTGAGGTGGGTCCAGGGCCACGAGCCGTCACGCCTCGCAGTGTCACCAAGTAAGTAGTGCCTGATGTCAGTCCAGGCACCAATGTCCACGTGCTGTTCACTGTTGTGTTCAGCAAGACTTGGCTGCGATTTTGAGAGTTTGCGACCTGAAGTTAAAGACAAAAATACTGTTTGAGGTGTGAAAAGCATGAGTGTTATATAATCGATGGACCTGAAGCCGCCATGTAAGTACATACTCAATCTTGAAGGAGGAGCAATGCCACTGTGTCCTAAGAGTCTGGCTGCTAAGATCAGTGCTTACCTGCAGGTTGTAGCCTGTAATGCGGCCGTTAGAGAAGTGTGAGGGGATGGGGTCCCAGGTGATGCGGACAGTGGAGGCGTTGACGTATGAGTAGTGAAGGCCGAGTGGCGGCACTGCAGGGGCCGCCTCCAGGGTGGTGGCCCTAACGGCAGCTGTTGGTTGGCCCTCTACTGAGCGGTAGAAGGGCACCACGAAGAGCTCATACCAGGTGGCTGGCCTGAGGTTCCCCACTACATGGGATGTTGGGGGTGGTCCATCGCCGTGTAGCGGAACAGTCTCCACACTGAGGCCGCCGGCTGGACTACCGTGCTGCGTCTCCAGGGGCCTGTAACGCACGTACACGCCTTCCAGGAGATCTGCGTCCACCAGCAACTGCCAGGTAAGCCTCAGTGAGGCTGCAGAGGCCGGTTCTACACTGACAAGGCGAACGACGGGCTGGGACAGGCGTGCCCTTATATCATGTAGAGGAGGTGCCCCGCCGGCACCTTGCGCCAGCGTCTGCACCGTGTGGGTGACGGGGGAGGGCCGTGACACGCCGTGGGAGTTCCGAGCACGAACCACAAACATGTACCGAGTTTCTGGCCTGAGGTCAGTGACGGTGAGCGAGACGGGAGTGGGTGTGTGGCTGGTGGTGGCTGTTTGCTGGGTAGAGGAGATGGTCCAGGCTCCACGAATGTCTGGGCTCCACATTTGGACGGTGTAACCCAGGAGGGAAGACAGCCCAGGACGACCCCGTCGCCAGCCCAACGACACCGCCGTTGTGTTCACACCAAGCACCGTTACTTGCCCGGGGGCTTCAGGCAGGGTTCCTTCATCAGGAATCTTGAAGAAGGCCACGTTGGGGTTGGTGGGTTTGGCCACGACCAGCGAGGCTGTCCACGTTGTCTCTCCAGCCTCAGATTTCGCCAGGCAGGTGTACACATCTGTGTCCGACATCTTCAAGTCTGCGGGTGAACAGAAAGATTAGCATGTTGATATATCGTTAGGAAGAAAAATCATCaccttatcaccatcaccaccacagcactgcGCCACGCCGCGCTCCTTGGCGCTCTGCGCACCATACTCACTCTTGATCCTGAGCGTGCCCAGTGGCGTGATGGTGGTGCGCTCGTCAGGGCGGATGATCTTCCCGGCTCGCTCCCACACCACAGAGGGCTCCGGTGTGCCCCGCGCCTCACACGGCATCTCGCCCTCCGTGTCCAGTGGCAGCGTCTGGTTGGAGGCACCCAAGGCAATGATGGGCGGCGGTAGGTCAGACAGATCCTGCACTTCTAGGTGAGCGCGGACGAGGGCGGAGCCAGCCACGCCCACGGCTGAGCACACATAGTAGCCTTGATCATCCCGTTTCACCCCACGGATCGTGAGGGTGTTGTTGGCGTCCACGGACCAGCGGCCGCCGCCCCACGTCTGTCCCGTGCCCACCACGTTGCCCGAGCCCTCGTGCGTCCAGTAGGTGGTGGGCGGCGGCGAGCCAGAGGTGACACACTCAAACGAGGCCGTGCCGTTGATGCCGACTCGAGCATCCCGCGGCGTGACAGTGATGAAGGGGCGAGCTGCGGGGACACCCATCTCAGTCACggggtttacacacacacacacacacacacacacacacacacacacacacacacacacacacacacacacacacacacataacagaaaATGTAATGTATACTGCTCGAATGGAGGGTTTAAATAATGCATATTTTAGTATATGCACCCGCCAGCTATTGcttcacaaacaataaaaattaaACCAACAACACGGCAGTAAATACTGGAAATTAAATGCAAgtgcatacacaaacacacacacacacactcacaatgtACGTTGAGGGTGATGTTGGCAGCGACAGAGCCCACGGGGTTCTCTGCCTGGCAGGAGTACACGCCCTGGTCCTCGGGCGCCACATGGTGAATCCTCAGCACCTGGCTACTCTCCTCCATAGCCATCCTCCCGAGGGGCAGCTCCCCCGGGGGATCCACACGGCGCCAGAACACTTCTGGGGGCGGATCTCCTCCCACGCGGCACACCAGCTCCACCGTGGCTCCCGCAGCGCCAGTCACCGTGCCCGAGGAAGACACCAAATGAGGCGACACTGTGGGAGGAGAACACACGTCAGGCTGACACACAATGACCCTCAGAGCCTCGCCATTTATCATGTGTTATGCTGCATTGCCTTTCCCGGCGTGACGGGTGAAGGTAAAGGCAGACTGCCAGACTCACCCAGCACAGTCAGGGTGGCGGGCGACGTCTTCCTGTGGCCGAAGACGTTCCTGGCACGACACACGTACTCGCCGGAGTCTGACACCCGCACGCCGCTGATCACCAGACTGCCGCCGTCCACCACGCGGTACCTGGAGCGAGGTGCCCTTTGTACCACACCGTCAGGAGAAACTatcgtacacacatacacatgcaaaTACAGTAAAACTAAGCGTCTCTTATCTGTGACTtgctaagcacacacacacacacacacacacacacacacacacacacacacacacacacacacacacacacacacacacacacacacaggagccacCACAACGCTCTCCGTCTGTATGTACCAGGGTAACGTGACCTCTACATTTAGGGCTTCATCCTGGCGCAGCGGGAGCGTGTAGGACAAGAGCCCCCTGCGGACACATTAACATACCCTGATGACTCCCGCCAAGGCCACTGCTGAAGGACAAGGTTAACTGCTCTCTCCTGAACCTACATGCCCTCCACCCCCACGCCCCTCgctgagacaagagagagagagagagagagagagagagagagagagagagagagagagagagagagagagagagagtacacatgaCACTCCACCACATGTCCCTGAGGCGGTAATGGCGTGGAGTGAACAGGTGTTTCTCAGACAGGTGTGGGGAAGAGACTCACCTGTGCTGCGTGGCTGGGTCCAGGAGCACGTCATCCTTCTCCCATGACACCACTGGCTCTGGGTTTCCTCGTGGCGGCTGGCACTCTAGTAAGGCAGTCTCGCCCTCAGCCACGCGCGTCGCCTTTGGTTGCACCCTGAAGTCCTCTCGCAACACTGCCGGGAAACACAGACTCTCAGAGGACGGCAAGGTCACAGGATCCTAACAAACCTTCACTGGATACTGACAAACCAGTCCTAAATAAACACAGTGATGCACACAATACTAACATGGCTTCTAGAGAGACAAGTAGTAAAACATGGGATATAAAGTTGAGTGTCTTCCTTTATCAACTTTATTaacttcctcctcatccaaaTGCTTCAGTTCCTCGTCGTgggtctcctccttctcctccttctcctcctcctcctcctcctcttcttcttcctcttcttcctcctcctcgcgatAAGACATTCCAACACCTTCACTCTCACTGGACACGCGTTTATGTGGTTCCCTCAAAATTTCTTCTTCTAAAGGACGATTATTATTCCGATCCTCCTGCTCACTTTATAGGTGTTGGTAATAAAACTGGTGGGCGGAGTGCGGCGACGCCTTGTTGTGGAGAGTCCCATGTCATCTAAAACGCCCACACCCCGCCCGAGACGCACCGTGCCCCATCCTAAACATGGCCATAAGAAATTCCCATCTACCTTCATACCCTTCAATACCCTTCCCTTCACGCCTCCTGGCCCCTGCACCCTCCCCACGTCTTACCCCTTCCCCCCTTTCTCCAGACCTTTCGGCGGACCCATCCCTCTATCTCTATCAGCCCGAACCAATCCAGTCGTGGGCCGTCCTAGcaataaggagagggaaagactaTAAGCGCGGGGAAAGGGAAGATCAGATGCATATTGCGCGGGATTAtaaggaggatcaggaggaggaatgtgtaaatgaaaataagaaaaccagAAGATCTGCTCTGAGTATGTAGATAGGGAGGTAAAGGTAGTGAAGGTGTGAGAGGCAGACAGCAACGTAATACAGAACccaatgaggaaaggaagaggagaaagggagaggagaaaagggagaggagaaaagggagaggagctTATGACCACCACTCTCCCTTACTTGAGAGAGATGTTGAGCAGTGTAGCGTCTCATATAATTAACAGGAGTAATTATCAAAGGTCATTAAATACAAGTAACTACTGTAATAAGGCGGGAATTACGAGCTTCACCTTCCTATTATCGAACCTTTGCGCATTACCCATCTCCACTTACCTAAATTCGATACAGGTTACCCTCTCATGACGACCCAGGAAAGGTAACTAACTCTTCCCTCACCCCCGAGCGActcaagcaaaaaaaataattaatgcgaagaaatacgaaagaattgataagaaaggaaaaagaaaaagagcatttgacgaaaggaaggataaagaaatgggacgtgaaataaaattaatatgagaaataagaagtaatggttaaaatgaataaatatgacacacttgataagaaaaatgataaaaagaagaaagataagagcaTTTGAAGAagggaataatgaaaaaaataaatatagtgaAGAGAATGATTTTTAAgattataaaggaaaataagataacacggagaaaaatacgaaaaaaaaaatgtcacaagCTAGACTGAAAATTTcttatactgaaaaaaaaaaaaaaaaaaaaaaaagacgaaaataacaaaaacacccttgataaCTAAAACAAAAGACGACATTACAACACCACACCAGGGAGCGAAACACACAACAGCTTCACCAAACCCAGTTCGAAACACGTGAGGCTCCGAAATGATGTTCCGAATAGGGAGGCGGTCCCCTGAGTCCGCCATGGCAGggggcggaggcggaggaggaggaggaggagggaagggagggagggcggtgCAGCGTTAGGGGTAAACTCCATTACTGTTGTGGAGGTTAATTACGACCCGTATATAATTCCGTGGACGCAATCTTGGCTTCCCGGGGCTGGCCTGTAATCTGGGAGAGACTTGCCCCGTCCCGCCTCGTCCAGCCCCGCCCCGTCTTGCTCCacctcgccccgcctcgcctcacctaaCAGCAACCCGTCCCGGCCTCGTAATGCTCCAACACATagcttaccacacacacacacacacacaccttcgccTCCCCCGCTAAGTGATGCAATAAAGACGCTCATGTGCTTCTGGTGCGTCCAAACTGaccctctactactacttctactactactactactactactactactactactactactactactgctactactattactacaactattactactactactacatatattactactactactactactactactacttcttctactgctattactactactactactacttctttttctactgctattactactactactactactactaaagataCACACAAACTACATCCTcgtaagaaaatatatttggattccttcttcatttatttctgcaGGCATGtactccagctctctctctctctctctctctctctctctctctctctctctctctcgttgcaggAAGCGTCAGCGTCACCACAGAGACTCGCCAAATAGGAGCTGCAAGTATCTACAAACTTTATCGTTCCTGCGTCGCACGAAAGGTgatagtagaggaggagaaggaggaggaagaggaggaggaggaggaggaggaggaggaccaacttcctgagggtgaggagaggaatATCGACtgttggagaagaggaagagaggaaagaagaaacgtgATGATTCGAGAGGAagggaacaagaagagagagagagagagagagagagagagagagagagagagagagagagagagagagagagagagagaggacagttcCACCTCACACAACACTCAACAATCATCTATTTGCACGTAGTGAGTTAATGTGTCCTTGCTtatcttactctcctcctcctccttctcctcttcctcctcctcctcctcctcctcctcctcctcctcctcctctttatgccCTTGTAGTTAAGTGTTTAATATTTATGTtgtcagagaaagaaaagtcagagagagagagagagagagagagagagagagagagagagagagagagagagagagagagagagagagagagagagagagagagagagagagagagagattcttccataactttcctcctattttccttacctttcactatcttcctctttctcctcaacattcttagaagaagaagaagaagaagaagaagaagaagaagaagaagaggaggaggaggaggaggaggaggaggaggaggaggaggaggaggaaaaagggaaaggtgtTGAAGCTTTATCACGGTTGTCATGtccatcatcttttctctcccttccctctccttctcctcctctccctgtccctctccctctcctcctctccctgtccctctccctctctctttatctctatgTGTTATCTATGTAGCTTGTAATTTAGTTAAAAGTACACGAGTTATTTTCTCTCCAGTTTTGTttacacggagagagagagagagagagagagagagagagagagagagagagagagagagagagagagagagagggcagggggGGAGTTAGGAGAGGGAGAATATTACTGTacccctctcccttactctccctgcctctcctctatACAGTAAACATGAGTGAGGGTGcctaaacacactctctctctctctctctctctctctctctctctctctctctctctcatcacgtctCTTCAGAGGAAAATTACACACCCTCACGTCGTCAGCGCCTccacaggtctctctctctctctctctctctctctctctctctctctctaacgtacACTCACTGCAAAGGCATCCCGCACTGGTCTGTCTGTCAAGGGAACGAGCTTCTTAATGAaactactgaaggaggaggagaaggaggagaaggagaaggatgagaatgaggagatgaggatgaggaagaggaggaggaggaggagatgaggaggaggaggaggaggaggaggaggagagggaggatgaagaggaagaggaggagatgtacaAGATATACTTAAATGTAGCGTTATTGTATTTAATTCCATGTCTCTTATTAAATTGGATAtgaaacactgagagagagagagagagagagagagagagagagagagagagagagagagagtgtgttgtaACATTATACACTTGCATTGCCagcagagatgtgtgtgtgtgtgtgtgtgtgtgtgtgtgtgtgtgtgtgtttgacggtCGTGTGTGAGACAGACTGAGTTCAGCTGAGAAGTCAACACAACCCTaacacattctcctcctcctcctcctcctcctcctcctcctcctcctcctcttctcctcctcctcctcttcccctcgttttcttgttttaatctgCGACGTAAGAAGGAAAGCCTCGTTGTTCTATAataagtaggtgtgtgtgtgtgtgtgtgtgtgtgtgtgtgtgtgtgtgtgttgcggccTGTAAACACTTACCAACAGTGTACACAGGTTTATGACATCGTTGTGCATCAtttaggaaacacacacacacacacacacacacacacacacacacacacacacacacacacacacacacacacacacacacacactgtacacattCTTGGATGCTGTCAGGAGTGAATTACTTTTGCTTCAACTTACCACAtttatattattctctctctctctctctctctctctctctctctctctgtgtgtgtgtgtgtgtgtgtgtctgtctgttcctttattttctcccgtCGAGTGGGATTGACGTCAGCCTGACATCCTTCAGACGCCGCAGGATAAGACTGACTCCTCCCGCCCACTCCTATCAAAACATTTATGCATCTTGTGAATTTGACCACCGCAGGATTCTTTTCCTATATAATATTttacactcatctctctctctctctctctctctctctctctctctctctctctctctctctctctctctctgtttacttgCGTGTCGTTGTGAAGGCAGACAggatttcttctcctcctccttcccctccttctcttcattctcctccttctccttcttctccttcttttcctcctcctcgaccatTTATCACAGAAGTATCCCGTCGCCACCCTcacccactcctccactccaccaTGACCTTTGTGGGTGACCAGGGCGTGTGGGGCGTGGGGGGTGGGCGGCAGGTGGCGTGAGGGAGGTGTGAGGAGGCTGTGGGGGctgagtgtgggtgtggatgaATGTGGGTGGAGTAATAGTGGATGAGTGGCGGGTGTCGCTAGTGGTGGGGTGGAGGACAGCAACCCCATAGTCCCTcactccccccaccaccaccagcaccaccactcgaGCTGACACCCCCAC
The Portunus trituberculatus isolate SZX2019 chromosome 30, ASM1759143v1, whole genome shotgun sequence DNA segment above includes these coding regions:
- the LOC123511013 gene encoding roundabout homolog 2-like, coding for MRPVADTSMGRVLVGVAGGGRPLPVLLAALLAFFVAPCAGQYRSPEITEHPADLLVPKNEPATLNCHAVGRPEPQITWYKDGQQFEIHQGRHVQLDNGGLFFLKVLHTKKDNDAGVYWCVAFNNVGKATSRNATLEIAVLREDFRVQPKATRVAEGETALLECQPPRGNPEPVVSWEKDDVLLDPATQHRYRVVDGGSLVISGVRVSDSGEYVCRARNVFGHRKTSPATLTVLVSPHLVSSSGTVTGAAGATVELVCRVGGDPPPEVFWRRVDPPGELPLGRMAMEESSQVLRIHHVAPEDQGVYSCQAENPVGSVAANITLNVHSRPFITVTPRDARVGINGTASFECVTSGSPPPTTYWTHEGSGNVVGTGQTWGGGRWSVDANNTLTIRGVKRDDQGYYVCSAVGVAGSALVRAHLEVQDLSDLPPPIIALGASNQTLPLDTEGEMPCEARGTPEPSVVWERAGKIIRPDERTTITPLGTLRIKNLKMSDTDVYTCLAKSEAGETTWTASLVVAKPTNPNVAFFKIPDEGTLPEAPGQVTVLGVNTTAVSLGWRRGRPGLSSLLGYTVQMWSPDIRGAWTISSTQQTATTSHTPTPVSLTVTDLRPETRYMFVVRARNSHGVSRPSPVTHTVQTLAQGAGGAPPLHDIRARLSQPVVRLVSVEPASAASLRLTWQLLVDADLLEGVYVRYRPLETQHGSPAGGLSVETVPLHGDGPPPTSHVVGNLRPATWYELFVVPFYRSVEGQPTAAVRATTLEAAPAVPPLGLHYSYVNASTVRITWDPIPSHFSNGRITGYNLQVANSQNRSQVLLNTTVNSTWTLVPGLTSGTTYLVTLRGVTARGPGPTSPPLNLTLPPGAVSSNPTDVKESSPFDNNTYLIVGISVAAGVLFAALAATVFCIYKRRQGSKCPQYYSKGGETSGPWSEYPGCWGETGVGVGVTGTMYTDVGSHGMPITQLYHRPTGPASSKSGYEGRQPEDVYEDPDGLRLVSFGTHLDPRCMSPEPYATTPLIRDIFRGPGGTRLPPNIPVSPGQSLPTKPPSEDSCVKTTSSEQSGGQGSTRSHNFNTQPEKGSLTGPVLQFPPPPPPPVQGGDQSSDNTLASTGSRGHSPSTRLLLQQLPYGGSSSGGSHRSHGSPLLGPRPPRANLRAPPSPLAGSGIGDYEVRMMNQRGHGSAEGEDMRYRAERCSEDGPMGNNIPEETSDVEWYAQPLLNGRTSPQSSTLGDAESEDESHCSSGESCCSADHPLTHAQDLNWADALRAAGEGRWGRGGSFCSTDESTYAANQSLHARPPRPPCPKKHHKPRAQYNHHAHLDSHASVTSPLV